Proteins encoded within one genomic window of Halodesulfovibrio sp.:
- a CDS encoding acetaldehyde dehydrogenase (acetylating), with translation MDYDLQSVQEARDLAQQGNIAAEKIASYTEESINAILCSMVQVAKENAVRLARMAVEETGFGNVPDKTYKNHMASQVLYDSIKSLKTVGVINEDRSRKVIEIAEPVGLVMGITPSTNPTSTAIYKAMIAIKSRNAIVFAPHPAACKCTMEAVRLMCDAAVSAGAPQGIISCVSKPSMPATNELMHSSEVKMIIATGGPGMVKAAYSAGKPALGVGAGNSPAYIERTAKIEKAVTNILASKTFDYGTICASEQSIIVEECNREAVIAEFKKQGAYFMSADETKKVCALLFKNGHVMNAKFVGRAPQVIASAAGISIPEGTRVLIGEQQGVGLEYPLSFEKLTTVLAFYTVKDWHEACKLSIKLLQNGIGHTMSLHTEDENVVKEFSIKPSSRILVNTGGTQGGTGISTGLAPAFTLGCGTWGGSSTSENVTPMHLINKKSIAYGLQDCSTIAENDLTFNYPELAQYTGKPQVACSTPSAGGCSDTGSTIEHDHLVDLVTSLVSALQKGA, from the coding sequence ATGGACTACGATTTACAGTCCGTTCAGGAAGCACGAGATCTTGCCCAGCAGGGCAACATCGCTGCTGAGAAAATTGCAAGTTACACAGAAGAGTCTATTAATGCTATTCTTTGCTCCATGGTACAGGTTGCAAAAGAAAATGCAGTAAGACTTGCACGCATGGCAGTTGAAGAAACCGGCTTCGGTAACGTGCCTGATAAAACATACAAAAACCACATGGCATCGCAGGTGCTGTATGATTCTATCAAGTCACTCAAAACTGTTGGCGTAATCAATGAAGATAGAAGCCGCAAGGTTATCGAAATTGCTGAGCCTGTAGGTTTGGTTATGGGTATCACACCTTCAACTAACCCTACCTCTACTGCTATTTACAAAGCGATGATTGCTATTAAATCTCGCAACGCTATTGTTTTTGCACCGCACCCAGCTGCATGCAAGTGTACAATGGAAGCAGTTCGTCTCATGTGCGACGCAGCAGTTAGCGCAGGCGCTCCACAGGGAATTATCTCTTGTGTGTCCAAGCCTTCTATGCCTGCAACAAACGAATTGATGCACTCCTCTGAAGTAAAAATGATTATTGCTACAGGTGGTCCTGGCATGGTTAAAGCCGCATACAGCGCAGGTAAACCTGCTCTGGGTGTTGGTGCCGGTAACTCCCCTGCATACATCGAGCGTACTGCTAAAATCGAAAAGGCTGTTACCAACATCCTTGCAAGTAAAACCTTCGATTACGGTACAATCTGCGCTTCAGAACAGTCTATCATTGTTGAAGAATGCAACAGAGAAGCTGTTATTGCTGAGTTCAAAAAACAGGGTGCATACTTCATGTCTGCTGATGAGACAAAGAAAGTTTGCGCACTTCTGTTCAAGAACGGTCACGTAATGAATGCTAAATTTGTTGGTCGCGCACCACAGGTGATCGCTTCTGCTGCTGGTATCTCTATTCCAGAAGGCACTCGCGTACTCATCGGCGAACAGCAGGGCGTTGGTCTTGAATACCCATTGTCTTTCGAAAAGCTCACCACTGTTCTTGCATTCTACACAGTAAAAGACTGGCACGAAGCATGTAAGCTTAGCATCAAGCTTCTTCAGAACGGCATTGGTCACACCATGAGCCTGCACACTGAAGATGAAAATGTTGTTAAAGAATTCAGCATCAAGCCATCTTCCCGTATCCTTGTAAACACAGGTGGTACTCAGGGCGGTACTGGTATCAGCACCGGTCTTGCACCTGCATTTACTCTCGGTTGCGGTACATGGGGCGGTAGCTCTACTTCTGAAAACGTAACTCCAATGCACCTTATCAACAAAAAGAGCATTGCTTACGGGTTGCAGGATTGCAGCACAATTGCAGAAAATGATTTGACCTTCAATTACCCGGAACTGGCTCAGTACACTGGTAAACCACAGGTTGCATGCAGCACTCCTTCCGCAGGCGGTTGCTCTGACACAGGCAGCACAATTGAACACGATCACCTTGTAGATTTAGTTACATCGCTGGTTTCTGCTCTTCAGAAGGGTGCGTAG
- a CDS encoding cupin domain-containing protein, translating to MKKVICAKDVETLIEQGKSTLYIDANTILTPSAKDAAKLAEIEIVEGAPPQAPCAAPAAPSCDGAISSDLIYAALKALYERGMLDEFLKDIVSKGYVSQAVGGGKIVRGNSVKMEPFETGTPGATACSQEVIGKNDGQIHSGFFEIDQSRFEQDFACEANFHLLEGALNITINGQTVSAEAGDVFCVPAGAKVIWEATNYARLFYSRFPQSKG from the coding sequence ATGAAAAAAGTTATTTGTGCAAAGGACGTTGAGACCCTCATCGAACAAGGTAAATCAACACTGTATATCGATGCGAATACTATTTTGACCCCCTCTGCGAAAGATGCTGCAAAACTTGCTGAGATAGAAATTGTTGAAGGTGCACCACCGCAAGCACCGTGTGCAGCACCTGCTGCACCATCATGCGATGGAGCTATCAGCAGCGATCTTATCTACGCGGCATTAAAAGCACTATATGAACGCGGAATGCTGGACGAATTTTTAAAAGACATCGTGAGCAAGGGATATGTTTCTCAGGCTGTCGGTGGCGGAAAAATCGTTCGGGGAAACTCCGTAAAGATGGAACCGTTTGAAACCGGTACCCCCGGTGCAACTGCATGTTCTCAGGAAGTAATTGGCAAAAACGATGGTCAGATCCATTCCGGTTTTTTCGAAATTGATCAGTCCCGTTTTGAACAGGATTTTGCTTGTGAAGCCAATTTCCACCTGCTTGAAGGTGCATTGAACATTACCATCAACGGACAGACTGTATCAGCAGAAGCTGGTGATGTATTCTGCGTTCCTGCAGGAGCTAAAGTTATCTGGGAAGCTACAAACTACGCTCGTTTGTTCTACTCCAGATTTCCGCAGTCAAAAGGATAA
- a CDS encoding BMC domain-containing protein has product MGNAIGMVEFTSIAKGIFTVDQMVKVAEVEVVAAVSTCPGKYFVIITGDVASVENSVQVGEEHAKEYLVDFIMIPNVSQDIFPAISGATMPEHMGAIGIVESFSISTMVIAADAILKSVDVEAIELRLGNGLGGKAFFTFTGDVAAVSAGVDQAKKVMKSKGLLVNAEVIPSPSTKLIPALL; this is encoded by the coding sequence ATGGGTAACGCAATCGGAATGGTTGAATTTACAAGTATTGCGAAGGGCATTTTCACCGTCGATCAGATGGTCAAAGTAGCTGAGGTCGAAGTTGTGGCCGCAGTTTCAACTTGTCCGGGTAAGTACTTCGTCATCATCACCGGTGACGTAGCTTCTGTAGAAAACTCCGTACAGGTCGGTGAAGAGCACGCCAAAGAATACTTGGTTGATTTTATTATGATTCCAAACGTATCTCAGGATATTTTCCCTGCTATTTCAGGCGCAACAATGCCTGAGCACATGGGTGCGATTGGTATTGTAGAGTCCTTCTCTATCTCCACAATGGTTATTGCTGCTGATGCAATACTCAAATCTGTGGACGTAGAGGCTATTGAGCTGCGCCTCGGAAATGGCTTGGGCGGCAAAGCATTCTTTACCTTTACAGGCGACGTTGCTGCGGTAAGCGCAGGTGTCGATCAGGCAAAGAAAGTTATGAAGTCTAAAGGATTACTGGTTAATGCAGAGGTCATTCCTTCGCCTTCTACAAAGCTGATACCTGCACTGCTTTAA
- a CDS encoding 4Fe-4S dicluster domain-containing protein, which yields MNLIEQVKEAGVIGAGGAGFPTHVKLSATAEFILLNGAECEPLLRVDQQLMEIYPDEIILGFQSAGKAVGAKKAYLCIKDKHKKVISILQERIEALNAAPFVEIALLPDVYPAGDEQILVYTVTGRSVPEAGIPLNVGCVVVNSETALNIYNAEKGLPVTEKFITVAGDIPNRVTVKVPVGTPIMDVLKQSGLDSFDDYAVIDGGPMMGPVMTDLSGFVGKKHKGFVILKKDHSLITKKTTTVEQARRVNISACAQCRMCTDLCPRYLIGHNVEPHKSMRIQNYGLEGVEGKKHAQLCCMCNLCELFSCPAGLHPKLANDALKRDLAELNIRYEATGEEPTARQNREYRQVPSKRLTARLGLSAYDKPAPMQEVECTPETVRISINSHVGAPAVPTVAVGDTVFAGQCVAAIADGKLGAPAHSSIAGTVVGIEKDHIAIRRG from the coding sequence GTGAATCTGATTGAGCAAGTTAAAGAAGCCGGCGTTATTGGCGCTGGCGGTGCAGGATTTCCAACGCACGTAAAACTTTCTGCTACCGCAGAGTTTATTCTGCTTAACGGTGCAGAGTGTGAACCGCTGCTGCGTGTGGATCAGCAGTTGATGGAAATATATCCTGATGAAATTATTCTGGGTTTCCAAAGTGCTGGCAAGGCTGTCGGCGCTAAGAAAGCGTATTTGTGCATCAAGGATAAGCATAAAAAAGTTATTTCAATTTTGCAGGAACGTATTGAAGCGCTTAACGCTGCACCGTTCGTTGAAATAGCATTGCTTCCTGATGTGTACCCGGCAGGTGACGAACAGATTTTGGTGTACACCGTGACCGGACGCTCCGTGCCTGAAGCTGGTATCCCTCTTAATGTTGGTTGTGTTGTTGTTAACTCCGAGACGGCGTTAAACATCTACAACGCAGAAAAAGGTCTGCCGGTAACTGAAAAATTCATCACAGTTGCAGGGGATATCCCTAACCGAGTGACTGTTAAAGTTCCTGTTGGCACTCCAATTATGGACGTGCTTAAGCAGAGCGGTCTTGATTCATTTGACGACTACGCAGTTATCGACGGTGGTCCGATGATGGGACCTGTGATGACTGATCTTAGCGGGTTTGTCGGTAAAAAGCATAAGGGCTTTGTCATCCTTAAAAAGGATCATTCTCTTATCACCAAAAAGACCACGACTGTTGAGCAGGCTCGCCGCGTGAATATTTCTGCATGTGCCCAGTGTCGCATGTGTACAGATTTATGTCCCCGTTATCTTATCGGGCATAATGTTGAACCGCATAAATCTATGCGTATTCAAAACTACGGACTCGAAGGCGTCGAAGGGAAGAAACATGCTCAGCTTTGCTGCATGTGTAACCTTTGTGAATTGTTCTCTTGTCCTGCTGGCTTGCATCCTAAGCTCGCAAACGATGCGCTTAAGCGTGATCTTGCTGAGTTGAATATTCGTTACGAAGCAACCGGCGAAGAACCTACAGCCCGTCAGAACCGTGAGTACCGTCAGGTACCAAGTAAACGACTGACAGCACGGCTGGGACTAAGTGCTTATGACAAGCCTGCTCCAATGCAGGAAGTTGAATGCACACCGGAGACTGTTCGTATTTCAATTAATTCTCACGTGGGTGCACCTGCTGTGCCGACTGTTGCAGTAGGCGATACCGTCTTTGCTGGACAGTGTGTTGCCGCCATCGCGGATGGCAAGCTGGGCGCTCCGGCTCACTCAAGCATTGCAGGCACTGTTGTGGGAATTGAGAAAGATCATATCGCGATAAGAAGGGGCTGA
- a CDS encoding EutN/CcmL family microcompartment protein — translation MLVAKLVGSVWSTRKAESMRGLKLMLVELLGGSRAGESMTVVDTVGAGIGDRVIVCTGTPASRMLDDVNVPVDAVIVGIIDEDCELPISGDTSESD, via the coding sequence ATGTTAGTTGCAAAACTTGTCGGTAGTGTCTGGTCGACCCGTAAGGCTGAATCTATGAGAGGACTCAAGCTTATGCTTGTGGAACTTTTGGGGGGAAGCCGCGCCGGAGAAAGCATGACGGTTGTAGATACCGTCGGTGCCGGAATCGGCGACAGAGTTATTGTGTGTACTGGCACACCGGCTAGTCGAATGCTTGATGATGTAAATGTTCCTGTAGACGCGGTGATCGTCGGCATCATTGATGAAGACTGTGAACTGCCAATATCTGGAGATACAAGTGAATCTGATTGA
- a CDS encoding BMC domain-containing protein, which produces MEFRIIKSPSSGALDILLRRKGSGKSSVPDTVDAIGLLQGKMIDMVVAADIAEKAVGVEVEDIKGNCPQNMILLAIMGDTASVESAMAEIKRKLKEGYNAC; this is translated from the coding sequence ATGGAATTTCGCATAATCAAATCCCCTTCTTCTGGAGCATTGGATATTTTGCTTCGACGCAAAGGGTCCGGCAAATCTTCCGTGCCTGACACGGTTGATGCGATAGGGCTTCTTCAGGGCAAAATGATCGATATGGTTGTTGCCGCTGATATCGCTGAAAAAGCTGTTGGCGTTGAAGTTGAAGATATTAAAGGCAACTGCCCGCAGAATATGATCTTGCTCGCCATTATGGGAGATACGGCTTCTGTTGAGTCTGCTATGGCAGAGATTAAACGTAAGCTAAAGGAAGGATACAACGCATGTTAG
- the eutJ gene encoding ethanolamine utilization protein EutJ yields the protein MSKKRINFEYCDKLVQQFEKAVKKPIKKKSPVYYTGVDLGTACVVVSVLDENHKPVAGAYRYADVVRDGMVVDYIGAVQIVRELKQEVEEKLGTELIYAASAIPPGTNALDSGAIKNVVEGAGFELTELLDEPTAANEVLNISNGAVVDIGGGTTGISILKDGKVIYVADDATGGTHFTLVVSGAYKLPFDEADKFKRNAKNHKELLPVLRPVIEKIATIINTHIEGHDVQEISLVGGTCCLAGIEKVIEKRTGIYTHKPKNPMFVTPLGIALSCKPEE from the coding sequence ATGTCAAAGAAACGCATAAATTTTGAATACTGCGACAAACTGGTTCAGCAGTTTGAAAAGGCAGTAAAAAAGCCAATTAAGAAAAAGTCTCCAGTTTACTATACAGGCGTAGACCTTGGTACAGCATGTGTTGTTGTGTCCGTACTGGATGAAAACCACAAGCCTGTTGCTGGTGCCTACCGCTACGCTGACGTTGTTCGTGACGGTATGGTTGTAGACTACATTGGCGCTGTTCAGATTGTCCGTGAGCTTAAACAAGAGGTTGAAGAAAAGCTTGGCACAGAGCTTATCTATGCTGCTTCTGCTATTCCTCCGGGCACAAACGCACTCGATTCCGGTGCAATTAAAAACGTTGTCGAAGGTGCCGGTTTTGAACTGACAGAGCTTCTTGATGAACCGACAGCAGCTAACGAAGTACTTAATATTTCCAACGGAGCGGTTGTAGACATCGGTGGTGGTACTACCGGTATTTCAATCCTTAAAGATGGAAAAGTTATCTATGTTGCAGATGACGCAACAGGCGGTACTCATTTTACTCTCGTTGTTTCTGGCGCGTACAAGTTGCCTTTTGATGAAGCTGACAAGTTTAAGCGTAATGCGAAAAACCACAAAGAGCTTCTTCCAGTATTACGACCTGTTATCGAAAAGATAGCTACCATCATCAATACCCACATTGAAGGGCATGATGTTCAGGAAATTTCATTGGTCGGTGGTACCTGCTGTCTGGCTGGAATTGAAAAAGTCATTGAAAAACGCACCGGCATTTACACACACAAACCAAAGAACCCGATGTTCGTTACTCCTTTAGGGATAGCACTTAGCTGTAAACCAGAAGAGTAA
- a CDS encoding EutP/PduV family microcompartment system protein: MVKRRIMLIGATASGKTTLANVLDSYGQSDLLVQPHRSRQEVVYGKHTIEVPGGYFESPGRYHHLIAIAQNHAFHVLFIVNQSQPSAVGAPGFAKVFGCPVSGIVTRCSVKPENKKFCYRQLEHYGVQKPFFDVSVTEGIGVSELLQHLFDART; encoded by the coding sequence ATGGTAAAACGCAGAATAATGCTCATTGGGGCAACCGCTAGCGGTAAAACAACTCTTGCCAATGTGCTGGATAGCTACGGTCAATCTGACCTTCTTGTTCAACCACATCGCAGCCGACAGGAAGTTGTTTACGGAAAGCACACAATAGAAGTGCCGGGAGGATATTTTGAAAGTCCCGGGAGATATCATCATCTCATTGCGATAGCACAGAACCATGCCTTTCATGTGCTGTTTATTGTCAACCAATCGCAACCTTCTGCTGTGGGTGCTCCCGGTTTCGCTAAAGTATTCGGATGTCCAGTTTCCGGAATAGTAACACGTTGCAGTGTTAAGCCGGAAAATAAGAAATTTTGCTACAGGCAACTCGAGCATTATGGCGTGCAGAAACCGTTTTTCGACGTCAGTGTGACAGAGGGAATCGGGGTTTCGGAGTTATTACAGCATCTATTTGATGCTCGTACGTGA
- a CDS encoding BMC domain-containing protein: protein MHKTQPHELERRIQENVPGKQVTIAHVIAAPMSDIYERLGVEEKGALGILTLTPYETSIIAADIATKAADVEIGFLDRFTGSVVLTGNVESVETALSAVVETLARTLGFTAGAVTRS, encoded by the coding sequence ATGCACAAAACTCAACCCCATGAATTGGAACGAAGAATTCAAGAAAACGTTCCAGGTAAACAAGTAACAATCGCCCACGTTATTGCGGCTCCTATGTCCGATATTTATGAGCGGCTTGGGGTGGAAGAAAAAGGTGCATTGGGGATTTTAACTCTTACCCCGTACGAAACCTCAATTATTGCCGCCGATATTGCTACCAAAGCAGCAGACGTAGAAATAGGCTTTTTAGATCGTTTTACAGGTTCTGTTGTACTCACCGGTAATGTGGAAAGTGTGGAAACAGCGCTGAGCGCAGTGGTGGAAACCTTGGCACGTACCTTGGGCTTTACAGCTGGAGCAGTAACCCGCTCATAG
- the cutD gene encoding choline TMA-lyase-activating enzyme has translation MTTSNSDMIERKGMIFNVQKYNMYDGPGVRTLVFFKGCPLRCKWCSNPESQKRMYELLYKAELCVNCGKCASVCPVGLHTMEADGTHKLSDTVKCIGCRECEKVCEASALSVVGEKRTISEVMDIVEEDRSFYELSGGGLTLGGGEVLMQPEFATSVLMACKQRGINTAIETCGYAKLDDVLKVAEFVDLFLFDLKHIDSEKHYEFTGVRNETILQNVTALIEKRHNVRIRLPLMKDVNDAPEDIEGLIAFLKPFLGRKNFKGVDLLPYHKLGVGKYAQLGREYPMKGDFAMSDEELERVENQFKAHDFPVTTVRH, from the coding sequence ATGACTACATCTAATTCAGACATGATTGAAAGAAAGGGAATGATTTTCAATGTCCAGAAATACAATATGTACGATGGTCCTGGAGTAAGAACTCTCGTATTTTTCAAAGGATGTCCGTTACGTTGTAAATGGTGCTCAAACCCTGAGAGCCAGAAGCGAATGTACGAGCTTCTGTATAAAGCAGAACTCTGCGTAAATTGTGGCAAGTGCGCATCTGTGTGCCCCGTGGGACTTCATACCATGGAAGCAGATGGCACGCACAAACTGTCCGATACCGTTAAGTGTATCGGATGCAGAGAATGCGAAAAAGTCTGTGAGGCATCAGCACTTTCCGTTGTCGGTGAGAAAAGAACCATTTCTGAAGTGATGGATATCGTAGAAGAGGATAGATCTTTTTACGAACTGTCCGGTGGTGGTTTGACTCTTGGCGGCGGTGAAGTGCTGATGCAACCAGAGTTTGCAACCAGCGTTTTGATGGCATGCAAACAACGGGGCATCAACACAGCTATTGAGACATGCGGCTATGCAAAGCTTGATGATGTTTTGAAGGTAGCGGAATTTGTTGATCTGTTCCTCTTTGACTTGAAACACATCGATTCTGAAAAGCACTACGAATTTACCGGAGTGCGTAACGAAACTATTTTGCAGAACGTGACTGCACTTATTGAAAAGCGTCACAATGTGCGAATTAGATTGCCGTTGATGAAAGATGTGAACGATGCGCCGGAAGATATTGAAGGGCTTATCGCCTTCTTGAAACCTTTCCTTGGACGCAAGAATTTTAAGGGTGTGGATTTGCTTCCATATCACAAACTGGGCGTCGGCAAATACGCACAGCTTGGCAGGGAGTACCCAATGAAGGGTGACTTTGCCATGAGTGACGAAGAGCTGGAACGAGTTGAGAACCAGTTCAAAGCACACGATTTCCCAGTTACGACTGTAAGGCATTAA
- the cutC gene encoding choline trimethylamine-lyase, whose product MDIRDLSNQLAEATKNMSPEERASLKKMFEEVTEEIINRKGATGSAAPFTPASHGTGIPEGPTDRQVRLRENFLKQVPTITTHRARAITKIAKENPGMPKILLRGKCFKHCCETAPLVIQDDELIVGAPCGAPRAGAFSPDIAWRWMVDEIDTIGTRSQDPFFISEEDKKIMREELFPFWAGKSVDEYCEDQYREADLWEISGESYVSDCSYHAVNGGGDSNPGYDVILMNKGMLDVQREAREHLEKLDYANPEDIEKIYFYKSLIDTAEGIMIYARRLSEYAAELAQKETNPQRKAELMKISEINARVPAHKPSTFWEAIQAVWTIESLLVVEENQTGMSIGRVDQYMYPYFKADLEAGRMTEYEAFDLAGCMLIKMSEMMWITSEGGSKFFAGYQPFVNMCVGGVTREGLDATNDLTYLLMDAVRHVKVYQPSLATRVHNKSPHKYLRKIIDVIRAGMGFPAIHFDDTHIKMMLAKGVSIEDARDYCLMGCVEPQKSGRLYQWTSTAYTQWPICIELVLNHGVPLWYGKQVTPDSGDLSSFQTFEQFEEAVKAQIKYVTEKSSIATVISQRVHKELAPKPLMSIMYEGCMESGRDVAAGGAMYNFGPGVIWSGLATYADSMAAIKKLVFDEKKYTLQQLNEALKADFVGYDQIKADCLAAPKFGNDDDYADLIAADLVQFTEAEHRKFKTLYSVLSHGTLSISNNTPFGQLTGASAGGRAAWQPLSDGISPSHGADFKGPTAIIKSVSKMPNDSMNIGMVHNFKIMSGLLDTPQGEEGIITLIRTASMLGNGEMQFNYLDNDVLLDAQQRPEDYRDLVVRVAGYSAFFVELCKDVQDEIISRTMLKEI is encoded by the coding sequence GTGGATATTCGGGATTTATCAAATCAGCTTGCAGAAGCTACTAAAAACATGTCCCCTGAAGAACGTGCTTCTTTGAAAAAAATGTTCGAAGAAGTTACAGAAGAGATTATCAACCGTAAAGGTGCAACCGGCAGCGCTGCTCCGTTTACACCGGCTTCACACGGTACTGGTATTCCTGAGGGTCCTACAGATCGTCAGGTTCGCTTGAGAGAAAACTTCCTCAAGCAGGTTCCTACCATCACCACACACCGTGCTCGCGCAATTACTAAAATTGCAAAAGAAAACCCTGGTATGCCTAAAATTCTGCTTCGTGGTAAATGCTTCAAGCATTGCTGCGAAACAGCTCCGCTTGTTATTCAGGATGACGAGCTTATCGTAGGTGCACCTTGTGGTGCTCCACGTGCCGGTGCTTTCTCTCCAGATATCGCATGGCGTTGGATGGTAGACGAAATCGATACTATCGGTACTCGTAGCCAGGATCCATTCTTCATTTCTGAAGAAGACAAAAAAATCATGCGTGAAGAGCTGTTCCCATTCTGGGCTGGCAAATCCGTTGATGAATATTGTGAAGATCAGTACCGCGAAGCAGATCTTTGGGAAATCTCCGGCGAATCATACGTATCCGATTGTTCTTACCACGCAGTAAACGGTGGTGGCGACTCCAACCCGGGTTACGATGTAATTCTGATGAACAAAGGCATGCTTGATGTTCAGCGCGAAGCTCGTGAACATCTCGAAAAGCTTGACTACGCAAACCCAGAAGACATCGAAAAAATCTACTTCTACAAATCATTAATTGATACCGCTGAAGGTATCATGATTTACGCACGTAGACTTTCCGAATACGCAGCAGAGCTTGCTCAGAAAGAAACAAACCCTCAGCGTAAAGCTGAACTGATGAAGATTTCTGAAATCAACGCTCGTGTTCCTGCCCACAAGCCAAGCACTTTCTGGGAAGCAATTCAGGCTGTTTGGACTATCGAGTCCCTGCTTGTTGTTGAAGAAAACCAGACTGGTATGTCCATTGGTCGTGTTGACCAGTACATGTACCCATACTTCAAAGCTGACCTCGAAGCTGGTCGCATGACAGAATATGAAGCATTTGACCTTGCTGGTTGTATGCTGATTAAAATGTCTGAAATGATGTGGATCACAAGTGAAGGCGGCTCCAAGTTCTTTGCTGGTTACCAGCCATTCGTAAACATGTGCGTTGGTGGTGTAACTCGTGAAGGTCTTGATGCAACAAACGACCTTACTTACTTGCTGATGGACGCTGTTCGTCACGTTAAAGTATACCAGCCTTCTTTGGCTACTCGTGTACATAACAAATCTCCACACAAATACCTGCGTAAAATTATCGACGTAATCCGCGCTGGTATGGGCTTCCCTGCAATTCACTTTGATGACACTCACATCAAAATGATGCTCGCTAAAGGCGTTTCCATTGAAGACGCACGCGACTACTGCCTCATGGGTTGTGTAGAGCCTCAGAAATCCGGTCGTCTGTACCAGTGGACTTCCACTGCATACACTCAGTGGCCAATTTGTATCGAACTTGTTCTGAACCACGGTGTTCCACTCTGGTACGGCAAACAGGTTACCCCTGATAGCGGCGACCTCAGCAGCTTCCAGACTTTCGAACAGTTCGAAGAAGCAGTTAAAGCTCAGATCAAGTACGTTACTGAGAAGAGCAGCATTGCTACTGTTATTTCCCAGCGTGTTCACAAAGAACTTGCTCCAAAACCTCTCATGTCCATCATGTACGAAGGTTGTATGGAAAGCGGTCGTGACGTAGCTGCTGGTGGTGCAATGTACAACTTCGGTCCAGGTGTTATCTGGAGCGGTCTTGCAACATACGCAGACTCCATGGCTGCAATCAAAAAACTCGTATTCGACGAAAAGAAATACACCTTGCAGCAGCTTAACGAAGCTCTGAAAGCTGACTTCGTTGGTTACGACCAGATTAAAGCAGATTGTCTTGCTGCACCTAAGTTCGGTAACGACGACGATTACGCAGACCTCATTGCTGCTGACCTCGTTCAGTTCACCGAAGCAGAGCACCGCAAGTTCAAAACTCTCTACTCTGTATTGAGCCACGGTACTCTCTCTATCTCCAACAACACACCGTTTGGTCAGCTTACTGGCGCATCCGCTGGTGGTCGTGCTGCATGGCAGCCGCTTTCCGACGGTATCAGCCCAAGCCACGGTGCAGACTTCAAAGGCCCTACAGCTATCATTAAGTCTGTATCAAAAATGCCTAACGACAGCATGAACATCGGCATGGTTCATAACTTCAAGATCATGTCCGGCTTGTTGGATACACCTCAGGGTGAAGAGGGCATCATTACCCTTATCCGTACCGCAAGCATGCTTGGCAACGGTGAAATGCAGTTTAACTACCTTGATAACGACGTTCTTCTCGACGCTCAGCAGCGCCCAGAAGACTACCGTGATCTCGTAGTTCGCGTTGCAGGTTACTCAGCGTTCTTCGTTGAGCTTTGCAAAGACGTTCAGGATGAAATTATCAGCAGAACCATGCTGAAAGAAATATAA